From the Brachybacterium sillae genome, the window GGCGGAGTGTCCCGTCCCCGTGAGGTGATCTACTTCGACGACGTCGAGGGGAACGTCGAGGCAGCACGGGAGCTGGGAATCGACGCCCACCTGTGGCCGACGAACGATGGCTCCGGTCGTGGCGCTGCGCAGGCCCGCGAGATCCTCACCGACCGCGGTGTGCCGCTGGAGTGACCTGATCCCCGCCGATCGCCACCCGGTACTCTGACGGGTGGTGCGCGGGCGCGCCGACTGCGGCGAGCGCCCCACCCGGACCGCCCCGTCCGTCCTGGACACCGGTCCCCTCGAACCCACCCGAACCACCCACGCGAGCAGGGAGAGCAGCTTGGCAGAGTTCATCTACACGATGTACAAGGCCCGTAAGGCCGTCGGTGACAAGGTCATCCTCGATGACGTCACCATGAGCTTCTACCCGGGGGCGAAGATCGGCATGGTCGGCCCCAACGGTGCGGGCAAGTCGACCATCCTCAAGATCATGGCGGGCCTGGACCAGCCCTCCAACGGTGAGGCGCGACTGTCGCCCGGGTACAGCGTCGGCATCCTGCTGCAGGAGCCGCCGCTGGATGAGTCCAAGACGGTGTTGGAGAACGTCCAGGAGGGCATGGGCGACCTGTACCGCAAGGTGCAGCGCTTCAACCAGATCGGCGAGGAGATGGCGGACCCCGACGCCGACTTCGACGCGCTGATGGAGGAGATGGGCAAGCTCCAGACCGACATCGACGCCGCCAACGGCTGGGATCTCGACTCCCAGCTGGAGCAGGCCATGGATGCGCTGCGCTGCCCGCCCGGTGACGAGCCCGTCACTCACCTCTCCGGGGGTGAGCGCCGCCGCGTGGCGCTGTGCAAGCTGCTGCTGGAGAAGCCGGACCTGCTGCTGCTGGACGAGCCCACCAACCACCTCGATGCCGAGAGCGTGCTGTGGCTGGAGAAGCACCTGCAGCAGTACGAGGGCGCCGTCATCGCCGTGACCCACGACCGCTACTTTCTGGACCACGTGGCGCAGTGGATCGCCGAGGTCGACCGCGGCCACCTGTACCCGTACGAGGGCAACTACTCCACCTACCTGGAGACGAAGGAGAAGCGCCTCGAGATCCAGGGCAAGAAGGACGCGAAGCTCGCCAAGCGCCTCAAGGAGGAGCTGGAGTGGGTGCGCTCCAACGCGAAGGGCCGTCAGGCGAAGTCGAAGGCCCGTCTGGCCCGCTACGAG encodes:
- the ettA gene encoding energy-dependent translational throttle protein EttA gives rise to the protein MAEFIYTMYKARKAVGDKVILDDVTMSFYPGAKIGMVGPNGAGKSTILKIMAGLDQPSNGEARLSPGYSVGILLQEPPLDESKTVLENVQEGMGDLYRKVQRFNQIGEEMADPDADFDALMEEMGKLQTDIDAANGWDLDSQLEQAMDALRCPPGDEPVTHLSGGERRRVALCKLLLEKPDLLLLDEPTNHLDAESVLWLEKHLQQYEGAVIAVTHDRYFLDHVAQWIAEVDRGHLYPYEGNYSTYLETKEKRLEIQGKKDAKLAKRLKEELEWVRSNAKGRQAKSKARLARYEEMAKEAESIRKLDFEEITIPPGPRLGNVVIDAKNIRKGFGDRVLIDGLSFSLPPNGIVGVIGPNGVGKSTLFKTIVGLEPLDAGELKIGETVKISYVDQGRENIDPEKTLWEVVSDGLDFIQVGKVEIPSRAYVSQFGFKGPDQQKKAGVLSGGERNRLNLALTLKEGGNVLLLDEPTNDLDVQTLGSLENALLEFPGCAVVVSHDRWFLDRVATHILAYEGTEEDPARWYWFEGNFEAYEKNKVERLGEDAARPHRVTHRRLTRD